The DNA segment AATACCTGGCATTGAACGACATTCTCGAGAGCCATGTCTGCCTCGCCGAGAATCGCAACAATGTTCTTGAACACCTGATGGGTCTGTGAAGCTACAGATTCCCCCACTATTTCACCAGTAGACGGGTCCAGGCCCAACTGACCGGATATATAAAGGCTGTCATCTACCAGCAAAGCCTGAGAATATGGACCAATTGCCTGCGGAGCTTTGGTCGTTTTGATGATTTTGCGTTGTTTTTTCAAGCGTCAGGAATTCCGCATCAAAAAGAAACTTACTCCATCAGATCGGCCGCAGGAGCCTTTTTCTCCCATCGCGACAGCTCTTCCAGCAGCGAATCGAATTCCGCCCTGCTGTCATGATTAGGGTCAACGGCCACTATATCGCGTTTCTTTTTTTCTCCATTCGATGGAATCGCGATCACTTTTTTACACTTATTACATCGCACCTTCTTGCCGGCGTACTCATCAGGCGCCTTCAAAGAAGTGCTGCATTTGCTGCATTTAAATTTAATCATTGTTCCCTCAAGACTTTTACCGCTAGCCGAACTGCCTGCCCCACGTTCAAAATTCACGGAGCCAGATCAAACGACCATCATTTTCAAGGTAGCAAATAACGTAGAGCTTAAATCCCTACCAATATAATATGTAGGCTGGGATGCATTTTTCGCTTATTACTTGCCGATTTTCCAAAAAAAGTACTACTTTGCGTTCCTCGGAGGCATATTCTCTGGAATCCAACCTTCACCTTGTTCAGAATGCAGTTTAAACCCGGCACTAAATACGTGCAAGAAAATCCTGCAATATTTGTACATTATATTACTTTTTGCGAAATATTGACCTTGTAAAAAAATCTTAGGAGACTATCATTTAATAGCAACCCTGATATTTTGTTAACCTGTCTGGAATGAAAAATGCCCAAAACAAGTACTGAGATCAAAGCACTGCAAGATGCGGTCACACGGGAAGTAGAGGCATACCTTTTCTACAAAAATCTGGCAGCCCGGACCAGAGATGAAGATTCCAAGGACATCTTTGAAATGCTTGCTCAGGAGGAGGTTCGTCACAAGGAGAATCTCGAGCTTGAACTGATGAAGAGAGGTTGTACAGTACAGGATCAGGGAGAACCCGACTGGCCCGGTCGCATCGCTGGGGAAGAAATGGGAAAGTTCGATTTGGACTACATCGACGCTCTTCGTATAGCTATCCAGAAAGAGGATAGTTCCGTACGCACCTACATCGAAATGGCAGCTTCAACCAAAGACAGCAAGGCCCTGGATATTTATCTGGGACTCGCAGAAGAGGAAATGCGTCACAAACTGCAGTTTCAGGCCGCTTACAATCGGGCCATGGAAGAATAACGGCCTTAGTAACCGCGAAAATCTATAAAGCTGTTACTAGAATGGCTCTCTGGGATTATCCAGACAAAAATCGACAAGTTCTTCAATTCTAGCAGTTCCGCCGCACATAACTTTGTCCGCCCCTCCCCAGTAGATCTTGACGGTGCCGTCTGGTTCGGGCACTGCAGCGCATGTAAAAACGACATTGTCGACATAACCGCTGACTTCCCACGGGTCTTCGGGTTGCAGTATCCATCGGTCGCCGACAGCTATAAGTCTGGCTGGATCGTCAAGGGCATGCATACAGACCCCGAGACGATAAACACTGCCGGACATGGTGGGGAATACACCGTGGTAAATGTTCAGCCAGCCGCGAGACGTTTTGATAGGCGGAGCACCTGGTCCTATCTTCATTTCGTCCCAGTGGTAGGTAACCGGCTTCATAATTACGCGAGATTCGCCCCAGTGGATAAGGTCCGGTGAATAGCTGATCCATACGGACCAGGGGCTGATGTCAGAATGCGGCCTGTCCAGTTTGACGTATTTGCCTCCTATCTTTTCCGGGAAAATGACGGTGTTGCGATAATCGGCCTGGGTGATGAATGCAACTCTTTCCAACGTAGTAAAATCTCTTGTGCGTGCCATGCCGATGCGTACACCATGAGGGCTGTAGGCAGAGTATGTAATGTAGTATTCGCCCTCTAACGGGTTGATCCTTGGATCCTCAACGCCGAAAGCTTCATATTCTGCAAATATGCCTTCGCTTGCCGGCGTCATGAAAGGTTCTGGGCGTACGGTGAACTTAATTCCGTCCTGTGAATCGGCGATACCGATGATAGATCGGCCGGTGTCGAGATGGGATCTGAAGAGCATTATGTACTTGCCCTGATGTTTGACCACACCCGCATTGTGAACCGTTTCGACTTTGTACGGCACATCGTCAGTCGTCAGTATGGGATTATTCGCGAACCGTTCGACGATAGGTTTGTGTTTCAATTGCGGTCTCCTTCAGCTCCTGTATTTTCTCCATATGCGGCTTTATGACACTTTTTCTGGTCTTAAGGCGTTCAAGCTCGAATATGCGCCAGTAGACCTTCTCATATTCACTGACCATGCATTTGATAGAAAAATTCTCTTCAACACGTTTTCGGCAAGCCCGGCGGTTTATCTTTGAAACCTTGCCGACCGCCTCGACGGCCTGGTCAACATTACCAACCAGATACCCCGTTTCGCCGTCAGAGATCACCTCTCGGCATGAACCGCGATCGTAAGCGATCACGGGCACCCCTGCCGCATTAGCCTCAGCCATAACAAGACCGAACCTTTCCGGAAGTTCGTTCAGATGGAGCAGGCAAAATGCCTCTTTGAACAATTCGTCACGCTCCAACGGCCCTACCGGACCTATGTACTCGATCTGCTTACCATCGACATTAGGTTTGACCATCTCTTCAAAATACTCGCGATCCTGCACGATCCCAGCCAGCTTAAGTTTTTTGTCGGTCCGCAATGCAACCTCTACCGCTAAATGGGTACCCTTGTCGGGATGTATCCTGCCCAACCAGACCAGGTAATCGCCCGGCTCTGGGGTAAAAGTCAGATTGGCCAGATCTATGCCATTGTAGACCGTTGCAAGATAAGGCAGATGCGGATCACGGTCCGAATCGCTTATCGATACGTAGTAGAGATCCTTGTATTTGCGGTAGACATCGAGAATCTTCGGCGAAGAGAAGCCGTGGATAGTGGTAAGCATAGGCGTTGAAATGTGTCTGCTGTAGGTAAGCGGCATGAAGTCGTAATTATTGTGGATCAGGTCGAATTTATGGGCATTTTCCATAAGTTCGCTAATGTGAAGGGCTTCCACGACTTTCGGTTCCAGCGTAGGGTCCTCCTCGTAGCCGTGAGGGACTACCGCGTGAAGTCTGGCTGATGTGACCGAATCAGCAGTTGCAAAAAGCGTCACATCCCAGCCGCGTCTGACTAGGCCCTCGGTGATATTACTCGCGACGGTCTCCCATGCTCCATACTGTCGGGGTGGTGTACGCCAGGCCACAGGTGAGAGCACGGCGATACGCTTTGAGGTGAACTGCATATATTGGCCTCCAACTACAACTCCATTGTATGCCGATTATACGCGAGAATAAGCTTGATTAAAAGAAAGTTAGGACGTAATTTTGTTTTTAGATCAATACTATGTTGCGGGGAAGAGAATTGAGGAGACACCATGCTAGTAGAGAGATTTGCCGAGAATCCGATCATCAGGCCACAAGATGTCACACCCAGCAGAGATGATAATGAGGTCGTGGGGGCATTTAATGCCGGAGCAACAGTGTTTCGCGGACAAATCCTGTTGCTGCTGCGTGTAGCTGAAAGGCCTAAGGACAAAGCAGCAGATGAGCAGGTCGCACCGATACTTAACCCGCATACAGGTGAAATTGAGCATTTCAGGGCGAAAAATGATGATCCTGCCGTTGAGATACCTGACTCGCGTTCGTTTTTCTACAACGGAAAGATCAACCTTACAAGCATTTCGCATTTGCGAATAGCTCGTAGTGATGACGGAGTACATTTCGAGATCGATGACCGCCCTGCCGTTTATCCGCAGACTTACTATGAAACATATGGGCTAGAGGACCCGAGGATCACACAGATCGGTGAGAAATGGTACATCACTTACAAAGTCGTTAGCGATCACGGCATCTGTACGGGGCTGCTTTCCACGGAGGACTTCGAGTATTTTGAACGGCACGGCATCATATTCTGCCCCGAGAATCTGGATGTAGTGCTGTTCCCTGAGATGATCCGCGGCGAATATTGGGCTCTTACCAGGCCTGTACCAATGTATATAGGCCCTAAGGCTATATGGGGTGCAAGATCGGACGACCTCATACACTGGGGCGGGCATTGCCCGGTTATCACACCAAGACCCGGTGAGTTTGACGGTGGAAAGGTGGGCGGAAGCTGCGTGCCCATCAAGACTGACGAAGGATGGCTGGAGATATACCACGGATCTGATATCGAAGACAGGTACTGCCTTGCTGCTGCCCTGCACGATCTGGAAGATCCGAGCAAGGTCATCGCAAGGTCAAAAGAACCGCTGATGCAGCCGGAAACTGATTACGAGATCAAGGGCTTTTACGGCAACGTCGTTTTTGCGTGCGGGCATGTCGAAAAGGACGGCGAGATAATCATCTATTACGGCGCCAGTGACGAGCATACCGCAGGCGCAAGGACGACGCTGGATAAGATCATGAATACACTTCAATAACTATTCAGCAAAACACACATGCAGGGTGACAATCGCTCGCAAGACAACGCTGCTGTGATCCAGTTTTGGCTCAAGTGCCATTATTTTACGTTAAAGTTACAACCTCATCATATTGAGGTACTGAAGTCTTCCAGCCGGTCTGCTGGGTGACATGATCAGCGAAGCTATTGGCGCTCTGTTCTTCGCCGTGAATAACAAAAACTTGTTTAGGTGCGGTTTTAAGGTTCTTGAGCCAGGCGAGCAGCTCATCACGATCCGCATGGCCTGAAAAACCATGTATGCGGGTAATCGTCGCATTCACGTCATATTGCTGACCGAGTATGCGAACCGGATTATCACCCTGGACAATACTTCTGCCCAGTGTGCCGACTGCCTGGTAGCCGACAAAAAGGACGGAGCTTTCCGGTCGCCAGATATTCTGCACGAGGTGGTGTTTGACTCGGCCGCCGGTGCACATACCAGAGCCCGCGATAACCATGACAGTGCCCTTGATGTTGTTAATAGCCTTCGATTCCTTGGTGGTTCGTACTAGTTGAAGGCCGGGGAATTCGAAAAGCGACTCATGACGAGCGACGAGTTCTTTCATCTCGTCGTCGTAAAGCTCCGGGTGCTTTTTGAAGACATCGGTTACCTTTACCGCCATTGGACTGTCCACAAAGGCGAGTATCGGCGGGATCCGGTCTTCGAGAAGGAGCTCATTCAAGTAGTACAAAACATCCTGTGCCCGCTCGACAGAGAATGAAGGGACAATGATGTTGCCGCCCTTCTGGTATGTCTCGTTGATAGCGTCGGCAAGATTGCCCTTGATATCATCCGTGCCCTCGTGCACTCGGTCACCGTATGTCGATTCGATGAATACATAATCAGCATGTTCGAATACCGCCGGGTCGCAGATGATCGGCCTGTCCCCGCGGCCGATGTCTCCGGAGAACAGCACCGTGCGATTTTCGCCGTCATCGTCACTGATCTTCAGCTTGATGGTAGATGCACCCAGAATATGGCCCGCGTTATGGAAGGTGGCCGTAACATATTCACCGATCTGGACGGGTTCTTCGTAAAGCACCGGGCTGAAAAGCGGTATCGTAGCTTCAGCATCAGCGGTAGTGTAAAGCGGTATAACCGGATGATCGACCTTTCTGCCCTCTTTACGGTGTCTTTTGCGCTTGAATGCAGCATCTTCTTCCTGCAGGTGTCCCGCGTCCATCAGCACTATCTGTGCAATCTCGGCAGTAGCGGCATTACAGTATATCTTGCCCTTAAATCCTTCCTCAACAAGCTTAGGGAGAAGACCACAGTGATCGAGATGGGCATGGGTTATCAATACCGCATCGATCGTGTGGGCGGGTACGGGGAAAGGAGCCCAGTTGCGGTCGCGCAGATGCCGTTCCTGATATAGGCCGCAATCGATGAGGATGCGTGTGCCGTTGACTTCGAGAAAATGTCTTGAACCGGTCACATTGCCGGCTGCACCGAGGAAATGTACTTTGGCTTCCATGAGATACCCTTACAAAGAATGATCAGAGCAAGCATTGTAATTAAGCGGTGCATAAAGGTCAACAATTTTACTGGTTAGATTCCTGTAATGGTGAAAATGACCGGCTATATAAATCACTTTTAGATGGTTGATAAAAGACATCAAGGCCATATAATGAATATGCAGCACTTACATGCAGACTCAGTTACGTAATTTGCAGCAAGATTTTTCATTAGACCTCAGGGAAAGGTTTGAATGAAAGAAGACAACGCCGGCACAATAATCAAGCTTAAGAGTCATATCAAGGTGCTTCAGCAGAGAATCTCGGAGCTGGAGAAGGCGGATGCACTCCATGAGCAGAGCATGCGTGCGCTTAATCGCAGACGTGAGCTCGGCCAGCTCATAACCAGCATTTCCAAGCAGTTCATTAATCTCCCCTTCGAGGAAGTAGATCAGGGCCTTGAGAAAGCTCTTGAGAGAATAGGGCTGTTTTTCGGATTAGACCGGGGGTATATATGCCTATTCACATGCGAAGGAGATTCGCTTGAGATCGCCCATTGCTGGAACAACAAAGGCATATCCTGTTTTGAAGAGAAAAGCCAGAAGCTGCAGCCTGATAGACTGCCATGGTTGATGAGACAGTTGCACAGCAATGAAATAGTCAAAGTGCACAATGTGGAAGTTCTGGGCCCGAATGCTTCGGCTGAGAAGGACTTCTGGTTGAGCCATTCAATCCGCTCTCTAGTATACATACCGCTGGTCCTTCGTAATGAGTTAGCAGGCTTCGTAGGGTTTGATTGCGTCCGTGAAGAGAGGCGATTTGATGAAGAGACAGGCGTCATGTTGAGCATCGTCAGCGAGATACTTGCAAACGCGATAGACAGCAAGAGGATCGAGACGGCAAGACGCGAATCAGAGGCCAATTACAGCTCGATATTCAACGCTGTAGAAGATTTGATACTCGTACATGACCTGGAAACGACCTGCATCATAGATGCCAATGACAACGCTATCGACCGACTGGGCCTCGACAGGCAAACGCTGGGCGAGACAAGACTAAAGGAGGTAATTGCAGATCGCAGTGAGAGCTCGGATGAAAAGATCAAAGATAATCTCACCAAGGTGCGGGCAGGAGAAACAGTACGTTCGGAAATCGTGCTCAAAGACAAAAACAACCGCCAGTTCTGGGGGGAAGTCAGCCTGAAAAAGGCGTTTATACAGGGCGCTGAACGTGCAGTGGCGGTGATACGTGACATCAGCGAGAGAAAGCGAGTGAATCTTGCTCTTTACATGAGCGAGCAGAGGTTCCGGGCGATAGCGGACCATACATATGACTGGGAGATTTGGGGGAGCCCAGGAGGAAGATGTATGTGGACCAACCCCGCAGTTGAACGCGTAACCGGCTACACTGTGCAGGAATGCATGGCGATGAAGGAGTTTCCAAAGCCTTTCGTCGTCGATGAGGATAAAGATCGCGTATACAACACGTTCGCCTCAGCAATGGAGGGCCATAGCGGGGACAACCTGGAATTCAGGATCGAACGCAAAGACGGAAGGATCATCTGGGGAGCGGCATCATGGACGCCGATTTACGACAAGAAAGGTGTCCAGCAGGGTTACAGGGCAAGCATTCGTGATATCACAAAGCAAAAGACCGCCGAGGAAGAGCTTAAAAAGAGCGAGGCCAGATTCCGGGCTGTTTTCGATCAGGCTTATCAGTTCATGGGTTTATTGACACCCGAAGGAACAATGCTCGACGTAAATTCCTCGGCACTGGAAGTCACATCAAAGAACAGAGATGATGTTATCGGGGAAACATTCTGGAAAACACCCTGGTGGTCGCATTCACAAGAAGAACGCAGCAGGGTTCGTGATAGTATAGTACGTGCCGGCCAGGGAGAATCCGTTCGTTTCGAGACCACGAACTGGAAAGCTGACGGTAATCTTGCATATATTGATTTCTCTATCAAGCCGATCAGGAACGAGGCCGGCGAGGTCGTGATGCTGATACCGGAGGGTCGTGACATCACAGAACGCAAAAAGATCGAACGGGCTCTCAAAGAAAGCCAGAGGCGCCTTTCGACGCTGATCAGCAATCTTCCCGGAATGGTCTATCGCTGCAGAAATGACCACGACTGGACCATGGAGTTTGTCAGCGACGGCTGTAAGGCGTTGACAGGTTATACCGCTTCGGAACTGACCTTGAATGCAAGCATGGAGTATGGGAAATTAATACATGAAGAGGATCGTGACTTTGTATGGGAAGAGGCACAGAAAGGTATCAATAGCCGCAAAGCATTCAGGTTGAAATATCGAATCGTACGAAAAGACGGCGAGGTACGCTGGGTCTGGGAACAAGGCAGAGGCGTTTTCAATGAATATAACGAGTTAGTTGGGGTCGAAGGCGTAATATCCGATGTCACGGAACAGCACGAAGTGGAAATCGAGCGAGAGGAGCTGCTTCGAAGCCTGTCGGAAAAGAATGACGAACTTGAAAGTGTAATATACGTGAGCTCGCATGACCTGAGGGCTCCTCTCGTAAATATCGAGGGATTCAGCGGGGAGCTCAGTAATTCTATCGATCAGTTCAGGGAGATCATCGACAGCGGAGGCGTTCCGGAGGATACGAGGGCCAGGCTCCTCGAGATGCTCGATGAGGACATTTCCGAATCAGTTGGGTTTATCAAGTCAAGCACACGAAAGATTGACAACCTGTTGCGGGGCCTGACGCGACTGTGCCGCGTAGGAAGACTGGATATGCATCCTCGAAAGCTTGACATGAATAAACTGATGAAAAATGTTCTCGCCAGCGAGTCAGAACAGCTCGATGCTGTGCATTCGCAGGTTGAGGTCGATGATCTGCCGCCCTGCCGAGGCGACGCCGACCAGATAGCTGAGGCTTTCGCGGACATAATTGATAACGCTGCAAAATACGTTTCTCCTGAACGCGAATCAAAGATAAGAGTTACAGGTTGGCGGGATAATGGCACTGTAACCTATTGCGTGGAAGACAACGGAGTTGGAATTCATTACAGCCAGAAGGAAACCATATTCGAGATATTCCACAGGATCGATCCGGAGGGAAATGTCAAAGGACAGGGCCTCGGCCTGACGATCGTCAAGCGTATAGTCAATCGGCATGGGGGAAAGGTCTGGATAGAATCGCTGGAAGGCATGGGAAGCAAGGTCTTCGTGAAACTGCCGAACGTTTAGACAGAGAATTCAACTGAGAACTTCGATGACGCTTACGGGAACTTATCTTGAATGAGCACCAAAGAAAAACGGGAAAAAGCTTAAATGATGAGGACAACTGCCGCATCTCTGTGATCATCCCCGTACTGCACGAATCTGCTGTCATCAACGAAACAGTACAACATGTTTTCTCTATTGACGGATCAGAAGACTGCGAAGTGATCGTTGCAGATGGATCGGATAATGCAGACACCCTGGGGGTAATCAAAGATGGACGAATCACAAAAATGCAGTCATCACCCGGTAGGGCAATTCAAATGAACGCAGGAGCAAACGCTGCCTGTGGAAATGTGCTTGTGTTCCTTCACGCTGACACCTTTTTGCCCAAAAATGCATTTACAGTCATAAAAAATGCAATCTCTAAGCAGCAATACGCAGTAGGTGCTTTCAAGCTGGGATTGGACTCAGACAAACTTACAATGAAGATAATAACTGCTTTGGCAAATTTGAGAAATCGAATCCTCCGCATCCCCTACGGTGACCAGGCGATCTTCATCAGAAGAGAACTCTTTGAGGAACTGGGAGGATTCCCAGCCATACCCCTGATGGAAGATATCGAACTGATGAAAAGGCTCAAACGCAAAGGCTGCAAGGTGTTTTTTTCGAAGGCCAAGGTTACAAGCTCAGCACGGAGATGGCAGAAAGAAGGGCCATGGCGATGTTCTGCACGCAATTTGATAATATCTGCAATGTATCATCTGGGAGTACCGGCCGAGCGATTGGTTAGATTCTACAGGAGTTAAAATGGCAGCACCTAAAGAGCATTACTCCGATAAAAGCTTTCAAGAGATCGTCAGCGGCATTTCGCCTGCCCTGCTGAAGCTGGACAGGCTGGAAACCCTTCAGGTCAATCTGGGCAACAGATGTAATCAGCAGTGCAGGCACTGCCATGTTCAGGCCGGTCCCCGCGGCAACAAGATCATGACGCGAGGGGTCATGGACAGCATTGTCTCGTTTGTAAAGAAGCATGGCGATCTTACAGTAGATATGACTGGGGGATGCCCGGAGATGAATCCGCATTTTTCATATTTCATGGAAGGCATTACTGAGGTTGTAAATCATATTATAGCGCGTACCAATCTTTCCGTATTTCTCGAAAACGACTATGACTGGGTCCCGAAATATTATGCTGATCACGGAGTAACCATCGTCGCTTCGTTGCCGTGTTACACCCAAGACAATGTTGACAACCAGCGGGGGCAAGGCGTGTTCGACAAAAGCATCAAGGCGATTCGTATGCTGAATAAACTTGGCTATGGGCAGGAGGATAACCTGGAGCTTGATCTTGTTTACAACCCAGCAGGCGCAACGCTTCCGCCTCCGCAGAGCGATCTCGAAGTAGACTATAAAAAACATCTGATCAATGACCATGATATAGTGTTCAATAAACTTTTCACGATCACAAACGCGCCGATCGGAAGATTCAGGCAGATACTTACAGAGCAGGATGAACTCGACTCTTACATCGCAATGCTGCGTGAAAACTTCAACAGCGAGGCCGCCCAGCAGATCATGTGCCGAAAACTGCTTAGCGTGGATTATCGCGGAATTGTCTATAACTGTGATTTCAATCAGGCATTAGGACTTCCTGCGATAGATGGATCAGGCTCAGTAATAACCATGGACAATCTAGAATCCGCAATGCGCGGAGAAATACGAATAATAACAGGTTCGCACTGCTTCTGCTGCACCGCTGGTGCAGGATCGAGCTGTACCGGCACCCTGGCCGGCAGCAAAAGCGGCGATGCTTAAGAATGGGGGCAAATACGATGTCTACACACAAAGGAAATTGTACTGCAATATTCGTGAAGTATCCCGAGCCGGGTAAGGTCAAGACTCGCCTGGGGAATCAGATCGGACATGACCAGGCAGCAGAACTCTACGGCAATTTTGTACTGGACATGATCGACGTATATCGCCAGGCTGATTGCCATTTGCGGATATTCGTAGATCCATCGAGCGACCGGGAGTTGTACAGAGAGTGGCTTGGAGACGACCTGACATATGCTGCGCAGACAGGCAAGGGTCTCGGAGAGAGAATGCTCAACGCCTTTGAGGAGATGTTTGCTGAAGGATTTTCAAAAGCGATCCTGACCGGTTCAGACATCCCCGATCTGACTGTGCAAACCATAAATGACGCATTCACCGCACTTTCGGAAAATGATGTCGTACTCGGGCCAAGCAGTGACGGCGGTTATTACTTGATTGGTTTTCGCGAAGCAAGCTTTGTGAAAGAGGTCTTCAAAGGCATATCCTGGAGCACGGATTCGGTGCTCGATGAAACCTTGAGCAAATTTACCGAACACGCTCTAAGTGAGCACATACTCGACCTGTGGCATGATATTGATACCAAGGAAGACCTGATCGAACTGATTTCGCGAAACAAGGACACCGCTTTCATGGATTCCAGAACTGTACGTTATCTGCACCAACATACAGATATAACCTTCGCTGAACACTAGACTTGACAGGAAGAGTGAGACCTTGAACAAGTACGACGTGGCAATCATCGGAGCTGGTTCTGCCGGGCTGGTAGCATGCAAGGTCGCTAACGGCCTGGGCAAGAAAACCGTGCTCATAGAGAAGGAGCATATCGGTG comes from the Anaerohalosphaera lusitana genome and includes:
- a CDS encoding TIGR04282 family arsenosugar biosynthesis glycosyltransferase → MSTHKGNCTAIFVKYPEPGKVKTRLGNQIGHDQAAELYGNFVLDMIDVYRQADCHLRIFVDPSSDRELYREWLGDDLTYAAQTGKGLGERMLNAFEEMFAEGFSKAILTGSDIPDLTVQTINDAFTALSENDVVLGPSSDGGYYLIGFREASFVKEVFKGISWSTDSVLDETLSKFTEHALSEHILDLWHDIDTKEDLIELISRNKDTAFMDSRTVRYLHQHTDITFAEH